One window of the Halonatronomonas betaini genome contains the following:
- a CDS encoding patatin-like phospholipase family protein, translating into MTEKRNYLIIFLICLFILLPFFSGTIHADSEELGEIEEDKKVALVLGGGAAWGIAHIGVIDVLVNEGLEFDIITGTSAGSIIGAFHADGYSVDELIDEISTLGFTDFLYPSFDGLGFFSLNRIESYFNDKLSAENIEDLPIDFAVSTTNIDTGEPAVFSEGPLAKLITASSAVPIMFGPVKYDGYWLADGGLVDNLPVKAARELGADIIIAVDVGANFRFTRKPEGRIEYGNRVFNIMRKASYSPSGVDILIAPELDNFSGTDFNNYSEIIGVGQRAAEEKLPEIRELLGIEPVD; encoded by the coding sequence GTGACTGAGAAGAGGAATTATTTAATAATATTTTTAATCTGTTTATTTATTTTGCTGCCTTTTTTCTCTGGAACAATTCATGCAGATAGTGAGGAATTAGGAGAAATTGAAGAAGATAAGAAGGTTGCTTTAGTGCTTGGTGGCGGAGCAGCCTGGGGTATTGCTCATATCGGGGTTATTGATGTTTTAGTAAATGAGGGCCTGGAGTTTGATATTATCACTGGAACTTCAGCAGGTTCAATTATTGGGGCTTTTCATGCAGATGGTTATTCTGTTGATGAATTAATTGATGAGATATCAACTTTAGGTTTTACTGATTTTTTATATCCATCATTTGATGGACTTGGGTTTTTTAGTCTTAATAGAATAGAAAGCTATTTTAATGATAAATTATCTGCAGAAAATATTGAAGATTTACCTATTGATTTTGCTGTCTCTACGACAAATATTGATACTGGAGAACCGGCAGTATTTTCTGAGGGTCCTCTGGCTAAATTAATAACAGCCAGCTCTGCTGTACCAATTATGTTTGGCCCTGTTAAATATGATGGCTACTGGCTGGCTGATGGTGGGCTGGTTGATAACCTACCTGTAAAAGCAGCTAGAGAACTGGGAGCAGATATAATTATTGCTGTTGATGTAGGAGCTAATTTTCGTTTTACCAGAAAGCCTGAAGGTAGAATCGAATACGGAAATAGAGTCTTTAATATTATGAGAAAGGCTAGCTATTCCCCTTCTGGAGTGGATATTTTGATTGCCCCGGAATTGGATAATTTTAGTGGAACAGATTTTAATAATTATTCAGAGATTATTGGAGTTGGCCAGAGAGCTGCTGAAGAGAAATTGCCTGAAATTAGAGAATTACTTGGTATTGAGCCAGTCGATTAA
- a CDS encoding DNA-3-methyladenine glycosylase produces MVLKEDFYARDGLTLARDLLGRYLVRESGQGQVITKIVETEAYIGPEDKACHAYDNRRTKRTEVMFGRPGLAYVYLVYGIHNCFNIVAASEGKPEAVLIRAVEPVKGLDFLRENRAIGKRPDRELTNGPGKLTEALNINRDYNGISLTGGRDLYLTSGIEVSESVIQSGPRINIDYAEEYKDKNWRFFIDSDFISG; encoded by the coding sequence ATGGTATTGAAAGAGGATTTTTATGCCAGAGATGGCCTTACGCTGGCAAGGGATTTACTTGGCCGTTATCTGGTTAGAGAGAGCGGGCAGGGTCAGGTTATTACTAAGATTGTTGAGACTGAGGCCTATATTGGCCCGGAAGATAAAGCCTGTCATGCTTATGATAATAGGCGGACTAAAAGAACAGAGGTTATGTTTGGCCGACCTGGCCTGGCTTATGTTTATCTGGTTTATGGAATCCATAATTGTTTTAATATTGTTGCTGCCAGTGAGGGCAAGCCAGAGGCTGTTCTGATCAGGGCTGTTGAGCCTGTTAAGGGACTGGATTTTTTAAGAGAAAATAGAGCTATTGGCAAAAGACCAGATAGGGAGTTAACAAATGGCCCTGGAAAGTTAACAGAGGCTCTGAATATAAATAGAGATTATAATGGTATTTCTCTGACTGGTGGTAGGGATTTATACCTAACTTCAGGGATTGAGGTCAGTGAGTCGGTGATTCAATCTGGACCTAGAATTAATATTGATTATGCAGAGGAGTATAAAGATAAAAACTGGAGATTTTTTATTGACTCAGATTTTATCTCAGGTTAA
- a CDS encoding thiamine pyrophosphate-dependent enzyme, which translates to MAKTDIYEADRDTTWCPGCGNFPLRKALAEALAGLELKPENAAVITGIGQAAKLPHYFRTNGYNGLHGRALPPAVAAKLSNPELTVIAATGDGDGYGEGGNHLIHTIRRNPDIAHFVHNNQIYGLTKGQASPTTYPGIETEVQPEGVTSEPFNPISFAVGMGASFIARSFVGDRDHLVKMMQAAIRHKGYALLDILQPCVSFNKVNTYQWYSERVYQLEDDYDNTDINAAFKKSREWGDKIPIGIIYQQKKPVFRESFPHLSDSIDVDGPDKAKVKNLIDNFS; encoded by the coding sequence ATGGCTAAAACTGATATATATGAAGCAGATAGAGATACTACCTGGTGCCCAGGTTGTGGTAATTTTCCATTAAGAAAGGCTCTAGCTGAAGCTCTGGCAGGTCTGGAATTAAAACCAGAAAATGCTGCAGTGATAACTGGAATCGGCCAGGCAGCGAAACTGCCCCATTATTTTCGGACCAATGGTTATAATGGTCTGCATGGAAGAGCTCTTCCTCCGGCCGTGGCTGCTAAATTAAGTAATCCAGAGCTAACAGTAATTGCAGCTACTGGAGATGGTGATGGTTATGGTGAAGGTGGTAATCATTTGATTCATACAATTAGAAGAAACCCTGATATAGCTCATTTTGTCCATAATAATCAGATTTATGGTCTAACTAAAGGACAGGCTTCACCAACAACCTATCCAGGAATTGAGACTGAGGTTCAACCTGAGGGAGTTACTTCTGAGCCCTTTAATCCAATAAGTTTTGCTGTGGGTATGGGGGCAAGTTTTATTGCCAGGAGCTTTGTTGGTGATAGGGATCATCTGGTTAAAATGATGCAGGCTGCAATAAGGCATAAAGGGTATGCTCTGCTAGATATTCTTCAACCCTGTGTATCTTTTAATAAAGTTAATACCTATCAATGGTATAGCGAGAGGGTTTATCAATTAGAAGATGATTACGATAATACTGATATTAATGCTGCATTTAAGAAATCCAGAGAATGGGGAGATAAGATTCCAATTGGAATTATTTATCAGCAGAAAAAGCCAGTTTTTAGAGAAAGTTTTCCTCATTTAAGTGATAGTATAGATGTTGATGGACCTGATAAGGCTAAAGTTAAAAATTTAATTGATAACTTTTCATAA
- a CDS encoding sensor domain-containing diguanylate cyclase, protein MSDLRKDLSSAKYYEYMDNIPIGIAIINGRGEFLEVNKSIIETTGYSKEMILNKKIHDLSVNLSKDEINISLEKAIIFDEYQIESKVRCKDGSIIDVEVELVQVADDEILLQVKDITQRKQVSRAVHKQWAYFKELFEGSIEAISLLDDSGRIIMVNKSFEEAFGYKAQDIEGRFLDDIIVPADKVAEAGQMTREVIDKQKKVIVEDKRKRADGELIDVAIKSFPIVQEDELLGLYAIYQDITDRKEEEEKIKYLSYHDQMTGLYNRRYFENKLKELDEAGVMPVSILVADLDKLKPINDKYGHFEGDRYIKAAAEVFKSITRGDDVVARIGGDEFAIILPGMTCYQAEKVTKRIDNECQQDRCHGFNIEISIGCATKCNKDESLVDVFKLADVSMYKNKESSNRVSS, encoded by the coding sequence ATGTCAGATCTAAGAAAGGATTTAAGTTCAGCTAAATATTATGAATATATGGATAATATTCCTATTGGGATAGCCATCATCAATGGCAGAGGAGAATTTTTAGAGGTAAATAAATCTATTATTGAAACAACTGGTTATTCAAAAGAAATGATTTTAAATAAGAAGATTCATGATCTTAGTGTTAATCTTTCAAAAGATGAGATTAATATTTCACTGGAGAAGGCGATTATTTTTGATGAATATCAGATAGAAAGTAAAGTCAGATGTAAAGATGGTTCAATAATTGATGTTGAGGTTGAATTGGTGCAGGTTGCAGATGATGAAATATTATTGCAGGTTAAAGATATAACCCAGAGGAAACAGGTTTCAAGGGCAGTTCATAAGCAGTGGGCCTATTTTAAAGAGTTATTTGAGGGTTCTATTGAGGCTATTTCTCTTTTAGATGATAGTGGCAGGATAATAATGGTTAATAAAAGTTTTGAAGAGGCTTTTGGCTATAAAGCTCAGGATATTGAGGGCAGATTTCTTGATGATATTATTGTGCCAGCAGACAAAGTGGCTGAAGCCGGTCAGATGACCAGGGAGGTTATTGATAAACAGAAGAAGGTTATTGTTGAAGATAAAAGAAAAAGGGCTGATGGGGAATTAATCGATGTTGCTATTAAGAGTTTTCCAATAGTTCAGGAGGATGAGCTTCTTGGTCTGTATGCTATTTATCAGGATATTACAGATAGGAAAGAGGAAGAGGAAAAGATTAAGTATCTTTCATATCATGATCAGATGACTGGACTTTATAATCGGAGATATTTTGAAAATAAGCTTAAAGAATTAGATGAAGCTGGAGTTATGCCTGTAAGTATTCTGGTGGCAGATTTAGATAAATTAAAGCCAATTAATGATAAGTATGGCCATTTTGAAGGTGATAGGTATATCAAAGCTGCTGCAGAGGTTTTTAAATCGATAACTAGAGGTGATGATGTAGTAGCCAGGATTGGTGGAGATGAATTTGCGATTATTTTACCTGGGATGACCTGTTATCAGGCTGAAAAGGTTACTAAAAGAATTGATAATGAATGTCAGCAGGATCGTTGCCATGGCTTTAATATTGAGATTTCAATAGGCTGTGCTACAAAGTGTAATAAAGACGAAAGCCTGGTTGATGTTTTTAAGTTAGCTGATGTATCGATGTATAAGAATAAAGAAAGCTCGAATAGAGTATCTTCTTAA
- a CDS encoding MFS transporter, with amino-acid sequence MLFKSFFFIYYLYIAVISYGNIYLDGIGISASQIGYMVSTARAISILILPIWGLAADYFGATKQILKLVVFGTILSLLAFPQSEVYWIIFIIYILFIIFEAPIVSLSDALVLNHLKDDSDQYGRFRSWGSIGYMVAVIPVGFMIEKTSARNIFFLGALVMLIALINIFKLPEGGRSVKIAKITDFKLILKNQKLFKFLLFTFFLQVPLIANFTYYPIFFKSLGGGETLLGIALLLGAGSELIVFQKSTFFFKKFDLKFILLISAISFSIRWGLIGFFPSISILVLTQLFHSLTFALFHVTAVRHISSLVGIDFQATGQNLYASTIALSTVAGSLLGGVVYDHLGGDSLYLIGSFISISAGIIYFYYLNKKEAPAKARA; translated from the coding sequence ATTCTATTCAAATCATTCTTTTTTATATATTATTTATATATAGCTGTAATATCCTATGGGAATATTTATCTTGATGGAATTGGAATATCAGCAAGTCAAATCGGTTATATGGTCTCAACAGCCAGAGCCATTTCAATTCTGATTCTTCCAATCTGGGGATTAGCAGCTGACTATTTTGGTGCTACAAAACAAATCCTAAAACTTGTAGTTTTTGGAACTATTCTATCTCTATTAGCCTTTCCCCAATCAGAGGTCTACTGGATTATTTTTATAATTTATATATTGTTCATAATTTTTGAAGCACCAATAGTATCATTATCAGATGCTTTAGTTTTAAACCATTTAAAAGATGATTCTGACCAATACGGTCGTTTCAGAAGCTGGGGCTCAATTGGCTATATGGTAGCAGTTATTCCTGTTGGTTTCATGATTGAAAAGACTTCAGCCAGAAATATATTCTTTCTAGGAGCATTGGTGATGTTAATTGCTCTAATCAATATCTTTAAATTACCAGAGGGTGGACGTTCAGTAAAAATAGCTAAGATAACAGATTTTAAGTTGATTTTAAAAAATCAAAAGTTATTTAAATTTCTGCTTTTTACTTTTTTCCTCCAGGTTCCTTTAATTGCTAATTTTACTTATTATCCAATTTTCTTTAAATCTCTAGGAGGAGGAGAAACCCTATTAGGGATAGCTTTACTTTTAGGTGCCGGAAGTGAGTTGATTGTATTTCAAAAATCAACATTTTTCTTTAAAAAGTTCGATCTAAAATTTATCTTATTAATTTCTGCAATAAGCTTTTCTATTCGCTGGGGATTAATTGGTTTCTTCCCATCAATCTCTATTTTAGTATTGACACAGTTGTTTCACAGCCTGACCTTTGCTTTATTCCATGTCACTGCAGTCAGGCATATCTCCAGCCTTGTAGGTATTGATTTTCAGGCTACCGGTCAGAACCTTTATGCTTCAACAATAGCTCTTAGCACTGTTGCAGGAAGTTTATTAGGCGGAGTAGTTTATGACCATTTAGGCGGTGACAGCCTTTATTTAATTGGGAGCTTTATTTCCATCTCAGCAGGAATAATCTATTTCTATTATCTCAATAAAAAAGAGGCTCCAGCAAAAGCCAGAGCCTAA
- a CDS encoding 2-oxoacid:acceptor oxidoreductase subunit alpha, producing the protein MDLNLVLAGEAGQGLKTLEALVGKALFRAGFNIFSNKDYMSRVRGGHNFMSIRFGDRPLQAPRQEIDILVALNDESIEKHQHKVSEDGFILYDGKFDDDRFIDIYASEMAKRINPKAKNSVYAGAVWKLLDLPIAILNDLIGEKFADDDIVYDNHQLLEVGYNAIDDEKYIDYNKSFLDGKDNQEIYINGNQAVGLGAAAAGVKFYSAYPMTPSTGILNFLAQNQKDFGIAVEQAEDEIGAINMALGASYSGVRAMTGSSGGGFSLMVEALGYAGVGEIPLVVAEVQRPGPATGLPTRTGQADLLFAINASQDEFPLIVLAPTDQEDAFYQSFRAFNLADKYQLPVIILSDQFLADSSKNIPEYKLDNLEIKRNFVDSDKVSPKSYRRYHFTEDGISPRAYPGQLADNVVLVDSHEHDENGFVTEDIELRNKMMIKRFKKLDKFIAEDRLEPEYIGPEEPDNLIVCWGSTAGPLKEALEIIQKRDENIGLLIFKDIWPLPVEKLKSLSNLAGKIISIESNFSGQLAKLIQQETTIKVDYKILKYDGRPFAAKELAERYFNEVINHG; encoded by the coding sequence GTGGACCTAAACCTAGTATTAGCTGGAGAAGCAGGCCAGGGTTTAAAGACTTTAGAAGCTCTGGTCGGGAAGGCATTATTTAGAGCAGGGTTTAATATATTTAGCAATAAAGATTATATGTCCAGAGTTCGTGGTGGTCACAATTTTATGTCAATAAGATTTGGTGATAGGCCTCTACAGGCACCCAGGCAGGAGATTGATATTCTAGTTGCCTTAAATGATGAGAGTATCGAAAAACATCAGCATAAAGTTTCAGAAGATGGTTTTATTCTTTATGATGGCAAATTTGATGATGATAGATTTATTGATATTTATGCCAGCGAAATGGCAAAAAGAATAAATCCTAAGGCTAAGAATTCTGTTTATGCCGGGGCTGTCTGGAAACTTCTTGATTTACCAATTGCTATTTTAAATGATCTAATTGGAGAAAAGTTTGCTGATGATGATATTGTCTATGATAATCATCAGTTGCTTGAGGTTGGCTATAATGCTATTGATGATGAAAAGTATATTGATTATAATAAATCATTCCTTGACGGAAAAGATAATCAGGAGATTTATATTAATGGAAATCAGGCAGTTGGACTGGGAGCAGCTGCTGCCGGGGTTAAATTTTATTCAGCATATCCGATGACTCCATCAACTGGAATCTTAAATTTCCTGGCCCAGAATCAGAAGGATTTTGGTATAGCTGTTGAACAGGCTGAAGATGAAATTGGTGCGATTAACATGGCCCTGGGAGCCTCTTATTCAGGTGTTAGAGCTATGACTGGCTCCTCTGGAGGAGGATTTTCACTAATGGTTGAAGCGCTGGGTTATGCAGGGGTTGGTGAGATTCCCTTGGTTGTTGCTGAGGTTCAGAGACCAGGGCCGGCAACAGGCCTCCCAACCAGAACTGGTCAGGCAGATCTATTATTTGCAATAAATGCATCCCAGGATGAATTTCCTTTGATTGTATTGGCCCCAACTGATCAGGAGGATGCCTTTTATCAATCATTTAGAGCCTTTAATCTTGCTGACAAATATCAATTGCCAGTTATTATTTTAAGCGATCAGTTTCTTGCTGATTCTTCTAAGAATATTCCTGAATATAAGCTAGATAATTTAGAAATTAAAAGAAATTTTGTTGATAGTGATAAAGTTTCGCCTAAAAGTTATAGAAGATACCACTTTACCGAAGATGGGATTTCACCCAGGGCTTATCCTGGACAATTGGCTGATAATGTTGTTTTAGTCGATAGCCATGAACATGATGAGAATGGATTTGTAACTGAAGATATTGAGCTCAGGAATAAGATGATGATTAAAAGATTTAAAAAGCTGGATAAATTTATTGCTGAAGATAGACTGGAACCAGAATATATTGGTCCTGAAGAACCTGATAATTTAATAGTCTGCTGGGGATCGACAGCAGGGCCTTTAAAAGAGGCACTAGAAATTATTCAGAAAAGAGATGAGAATATCGGTCTCTTAATATTTAAAGATATCTGGCCCCTGCCAGTTGAGAAATTAAAATCATTATCCAATCTAGCAGGAAAAATTATATCTATTGAATCTAATTTCTCTGGTCAGCTGGCTAAATTAATCCAGCAGGAGACAACAATTAAAGTTGATTATAAGATATTAAAATATGATGGTCGTCCCTTTGCAGCAAAGGAGCTTGCTGAAAGATATTTTAATGAGGTGATAAATCATGGCTAA
- a CDS encoding thiamine pyrophosphate-binding protein yields the protein MDPWKVIVEMFKSQGIEYVFGLGDTYINMYADELDGIEAINLRHESSTPFMAMAYSRLTGNIGVCSGAPGPGVANLIPGVLEAYSGSIPMVIPCLSASRETKGKGEFQETDQVKMMEPVTKWSVQVPSAERIPWFLKEAFKIAQSGRPGPVYLDIPADVAGSGPLSQKEDYGIDYPEGFTKIETFKPMASANKLKEAKKMIIKAKKPVIVAGNGAILSRAFKEFATFIEENQIPFLTTPGGRGIYPENSELALGVSGRYRSEPARKYYQMSDLLIIIGSSNEAFQTGWWEHLPGNAEIIQFDIDLTQPGRAGRAWEPDLFLPGDIKSNLRELNNNFSELEIDKDFSQARLEIVKDLKGKYFQKIKNDIEKDSESLRAREVIYKACQTFNDSTILVNENGGQDTWSYSYPYYQVKSLLGNIPVAEQTCMGMGVVGAIGAKLTSPDRPVLSICGDGAFQMYLQEMATACQYNLGLTWLVLNNNGLGWIRSKQKNAGIKTDTTDYKSQPDLTKVAQAYGCYAETINKKEEIIPALESAISANKNNIPAVLNCRIEYWPNMNHLDDKLKF from the coding sequence ATGGATCCCTGGAAGGTAATTGTTGAGATGTTTAAGAGTCAGGGGATTGAATATGTTTTTGGGCTTGGTGATACCTATATAAATATGTATGCTGATGAGCTAGATGGTATTGAGGCTATTAATCTCCGGCATGAAAGTTCGACTCCTTTTATGGCTATGGCCTATAGTAGACTGACTGGTAATATCGGTGTCTGTTCTGGAGCCCCGGGGCCAGGGGTTGCTAATTTAATTCCAGGAGTTTTAGAAGCTTACTCTGGTTCTATTCCAATGGTGATTCCATGTTTATCTGCCAGTAGAGAGACAAAGGGCAAAGGAGAGTTTCAGGAGACTGATCAGGTTAAAATGATGGAGCCAGTAACTAAATGGTCAGTTCAGGTGCCTTCAGCTGAGAGGATTCCATGGTTTTTAAAAGAGGCATTTAAAATAGCCCAGTCAGGAAGGCCAGGCCCTGTCTACCTTGATATACCAGCTGATGTTGCCGGGTCTGGTCCATTATCCCAAAAAGAGGATTATGGTATTGACTATCCAGAAGGATTTACAAAAATAGAAACTTTTAAACCTATGGCCTCAGCAAATAAATTAAAAGAGGCTAAGAAAATGATAATAAAGGCTAAAAAGCCTGTTATAGTTGCCGGTAATGGAGCTATTTTATCCAGGGCATTTAAAGAGTTTGCTACTTTTATTGAAGAGAATCAGATTCCTTTTTTAACGACTCCAGGAGGAAGGGGAATTTATCCTGAAAATAGTGAGTTAGCCTTAGGTGTATCTGGCCGGTATCGCTCGGAACCAGCTAGAAAATATTATCAGATGTCAGATTTATTGATAATTATTGGAAGTAGCAATGAGGCTTTTCAGACTGGTTGGTGGGAACATTTACCTGGCAATGCAGAGATTATTCAATTTGATATAGATTTGACACAGCCAGGCAGGGCTGGCAGGGCCTGGGAACCAGATTTATTTTTGCCTGGAGATATTAAATCTAATTTAAGAGAACTAAATAATAACTTTAGTGAGTTGGAAATAGATAAAGACTTTAGCCAGGCAAGGCTTGAAATTGTAAAAGATCTGAAAGGGAAATACTTTCAAAAAATAAAAAATGATATAGAAAAAGATTCAGAGTCTTTGAGGGCCAGGGAAGTAATCTATAAAGCCTGCCAGACTTTTAATGATAGTACAATCCTGGTAAATGAGAATGGCGGACAGGATACCTGGTCATACAGTTATCCTTATTATCAGGTAAAAAGTCTTCTCGGTAATATTCCTGTTGCAGAGCAGACCTGTATGGGAATGGGAGTTGTAGGAGCTATTGGTGCTAAATTAACAAGCCCGGATCGGCCAGTACTCTCGATTTGTGGTGATGGAGCTTTTCAGATGTATTTGCAGGAGATGGCTACTGCCTGCCAGTACAACTTAGGTTTAACCTGGCTGGTTTTAAATAATAATGGCCTTGGCTGGATCCGTTCAAAGCAAAAAAATGCAGGTATTAAGACAGATACAACCGATTATAAAAGCCAGCCTGATCTAACAAAAGTGGCTCAGGCCTATGGCTGTTATGCTGAAACTATTAATAAAAAAGAGGAGATTATACCTGCGTTAGAATCTGCAATTTCTGCCAATAAAAATAATATTCCAGCGGTGCTAAATTGTAGGATTGAATATTGGCCTAATATGAATCATTTAGATGATAAGTTAAAATTCTAA
- a CDS encoding alpha/beta fold hydrolase, with protein sequence MKFKKLITFLFLIILISGLQGNGLNASEKNFNPAPFPESQFLEVDNINYHYRLWEPAEEIRGKVLLLHGFAGSTYSWRNNVKDLKNAGYQVIALDLPGFGYTDRVKGLNHSQLLQAERIWNLLAKLESEEIVEQNKDWHLIGHSYGGGTAAATAYYNQSRVNSLILIAGALNVEERFDTVLLEIEPLQQLAKPLIRNILFSEPVFARLLAFIYGENILDHDLEMLIKPLQIPGTEDVLIDIASTFQDLPESKFTDINLPILLIWGEEDKSISTPPEEGQRLYDIHDNAKLVYIEKASHFPMESHPDRVNSILIDWLNTK encoded by the coding sequence ATGAAATTCAAAAAGCTAATTACATTCTTATTTTTAATAATTTTAATATCGGGCCTCCAGGGTAATGGTCTAAATGCCAGCGAGAAAAATTTTAACCCTGCACCATTTCCTGAAAGCCAGTTTCTAGAAGTCGATAATATAAATTATCACTACCGACTCTGGGAGCCAGCAGAAGAAATCAGGGGCAAAGTATTACTTTTACATGGTTTTGCCGGCTCAACCTACTCCTGGCGAAACAATGTAAAAGATCTAAAAAATGCCGGATATCAGGTTATCGCCCTGGATCTCCCTGGTTTTGGCTATACTGACAGGGTAAAGGGCCTAAATCATTCCCAGTTACTGCAGGCTGAAAGAATCTGGAACCTCCTGGCTAAATTAGAATCAGAAGAGATAGTCGAGCAAAATAAAGACTGGCATCTCATTGGCCACTCTTATGGCGGAGGCACAGCAGCTGCTACTGCCTATTATAATCAATCTAGAGTAAATTCATTAATCTTAATTGCAGGGGCATTAAATGTTGAAGAAAGATTCGATACAGTATTATTAGAAATAGAGCCACTCCAGCAATTAGCAAAACCATTAATTAGAAATATTTTATTTAGTGAGCCAGTATTTGCAAGATTATTAGCCTTCATTTATGGCGAAAATATTCTGGATCATGATCTGGAAATGCTAATAAAACCTTTGCAAATTCCAGGAACTGAAGATGTTCTGATAGATATTGCCAGTACATTTCAGGACCTGCCAGAATCAAAATTTACAGATATAAATCTCCCGATCCTATTAATATGGGGGGAAGAAGATAAAAGTATCTCAACTCCCCCTGAGGAGGGCCAGAGACTTTATGATATCCATGATAATGCAAAATTAGTTTATATTGAAAAAGCTTCCCATTTTCCAATGGAAAGCCATCCAGACAGAGTAAATTCAATTTTAATCGACTGGCTCAATACCAAGTAA
- a CDS encoding HD domain-containing phosphohydrolase, producing MTEIKTNDTRRKNIRVDELEPGMKIAGDIEFDFGGILIPAGTILDKRKINKLKKLGTKYVYIFDEDADSIKENYDRISNTVENYNRSLSKAGRLYKRFRNEEEIEYEEIKELTFEVTTLGDDQDMIDLLTKVKNRDVDLFSHSINVGILANLFGEWLGLEEERLHHLTQAGLLHDVGKLQIPDKILEKPGALTDEEEDILNDHPVFGFKMTEKIEGMTKEIARGVLSHHEKYDGTGYPLGTKGKSIPVFGRILAIVNQFDILISGYKDQTKISPFQAIKIFREDSFGVFDYELLTTFLDKIPYYFINEKVVLSDGREAKVVFINPKNPDRPIIEVDDNYIDLYNNDDLNIIRLLQSSSKELELDNI from the coding sequence ATGACAGAAATTAAGACAAATGACACCCGGAGGAAAAATATAAGAGTTGATGAACTTGAACCAGGAATGAAAATTGCAGGAGATATTGAGTTTGATTTTGGCGGGATCTTAATCCCTGCTGGAACGATATTAGATAAAAGAAAGATTAATAAGTTAAAGAAGCTAGGCACAAAGTATGTATATATTTTTGATGAAGATGCTGATTCTATCAAAGAAAATTATGATAGAATTAGTAATACAGTTGAAAATTATAATAGAAGCCTGAGTAAAGCAGGCCGCTTATATAAGCGGTTTAGAAATGAAGAGGAAATAGAATATGAAGAGATTAAAGAATTAACCTTTGAAGTTACAACTCTGGGAGACGACCAGGATATGATAGATCTTCTTACAAAGGTTAAAAATAGAGATGTAGATTTATTTTCTCACTCTATTAATGTAGGTATTTTAGCAAATTTATTTGGAGAATGGCTAGGTCTTGAAGAAGAGAGGCTTCACCATCTGACACAGGCCGGACTGCTTCATGACGTTGGTAAATTGCAAATACCAGATAAAATATTAGAAAAACCTGGAGCTTTAACTGATGAAGAAGAGGATATTTTAAATGACCATCCTGTATTTGGCTTTAAAATGACAGAAAAGATTGAGGGCATGACTAAAGAGATTGCCAGAGGGGTATTAAGCCATCATGAGAAATATGATGGCACAGGTTACCCCCTGGGTACTAAAGGGAAAAGCATACCTGTTTTTGGAAGGATTCTTGCGATAGTTAATCAATTTGATATTTTAATATCAGGTTACAAGGATCAGACTAAAATTTCACCATTTCAGGCTATTAAAATTTTTAGGGAAGATAGTTTTGGTGTTTTTGATTATGAACTTCTAACAACTTTTTTAGATAAGATTCCGTATTATTTTATTAATGAGAAAGTTGTATTATCAGATGGTCGGGAAGCCAAAGTAGTTTTTATAAACCCTAAAAATCCAGATAGGCCAATTATAGAGGTTGATGATAATTATATAGATCTATATAATAATGACGATTTAAATATAATTAGATTACTTCAGTCAAGCTCTAAAGAGCTGGAATTGGATAATATTTAA